In the Candidatus Electrothrix sp. GW3-4 genome, one interval contains:
- the rimK gene encoding 30S ribosomal protein S6--L-glutamate ligase: protein MASLDQSKTIIGSEEWCSFPDMMIPALKARIDSGAKTSSIHAFNIQPFRRHGLSWVSFEVHPIQNNRRIVIRCEKPVADRRSVKSSSGLSETRYVVSATLKLGEEEWEIELTLANRDSMGYRMLLGREAMGKRLIIDPSQRFCLGRISPKRVLAFYEKAEPKKSGLKIALVASNIDLYSNQRILEAGEERGHEMEFLDIKQCYMKLDAKEPEVHYRGGKSLDDLDAVITRIKPNMTFYGCALTRQFESMRVYTVNSSDSIAQSRDKLFSLQLMLKSGIDIPTTGFANSPMDTKDLIEMVGGAPLIVKLLEGTQGRGVVLAETRKAAESVINAFKALRANLLVQEFIKEAGGKDLRCFVIDGKVVASIQRTAAPGEFRANIHQGGSASVVKITPEERRLATTASKVLGLTFAGVDIIRSQNGPLLLEVNSSPGLEGIENATGKDIAGMMIASIEKKLGWKRELATAIAEEVS, encoded by the coding sequence TTGGCATCTCTTGACCAGTCTAAGACAATAATCGGCAGTGAAGAATGGTGCTCCTTCCCAGATATGATGATCCCTGCGCTCAAAGCACGCATTGATTCAGGGGCAAAGACCTCTTCTATCCATGCCTTTAACATCCAACCCTTCAGAAGACATGGCCTGTCCTGGGTGAGCTTTGAAGTCCATCCCATCCAGAATAACCGCCGCATTGTTATTCGATGTGAAAAGCCGGTGGCCGATCGCCGCTCAGTCAAAAGCTCCAGTGGACTCTCGGAAACACGCTATGTCGTCTCTGCTACCTTGAAGTTGGGTGAAGAGGAATGGGAGATTGAGCTGACCCTGGCCAACCGGGACTCTATGGGCTATCGCATGCTGTTGGGGCGGGAGGCGATGGGCAAACGCCTTATCATCGACCCATCGCAACGCTTCTGCCTGGGGAGGATCTCACCCAAACGCGTCCTCGCCTTCTACGAGAAAGCAGAACCCAAGAAAAGTGGTCTGAAAATCGCCTTGGTGGCCAGTAATATTGATCTGTATAGCAACCAACGCATCCTGGAGGCAGGGGAAGAACGCGGCCATGAGATGGAATTCCTGGACATCAAACAATGCTATATGAAGCTTGATGCCAAGGAGCCGGAAGTCCATTATCGGGGCGGCAAATCTCTGGACGACCTTGATGCGGTCATCACCAGGATCAAACCCAACATGACCTTTTACGGCTGCGCCCTGACCCGCCAGTTCGAGAGCATGCGGGTCTACACGGTCAACTCCTCAGATTCCATTGCCCAGTCCCGGGATAAGCTCTTTTCCCTTCAGCTGATGCTGAAAAGCGGGATCGACATTCCGACCACCGGCTTTGCCAATTCTCCCATGGATACCAAGGATCTCATCGAGATGGTTGGCGGAGCTCCGCTGATTGTCAAGCTTCTGGAAGGAACCCAGGGACGGGGAGTGGTGCTGGCTGAGACCAGGAAGGCGGCTGAGAGTGTGATTAATGCCTTTAAGGCCCTGCGGGCAAACCTCCTGGTCCAGGAATTTATAAAAGAGGCAGGTGGCAAGGATCTGCGCTGCTTTGTTATTGATGGCAAGGTGGTTGCTTCTATCCAGCGCACTGCCGCGCCTGGGGAGTTCCGGGCCAATATTCACCAGGGTGGTTCTGCCAGTGTGGTCAAGATCACACCGGAGGAGCGCAGGCTGGCGACCACTGCCTCCAAGGTGCTTGGCCTCACCTTTGCTGGAGTGGACATCATCCGCTCCCAGAACGGGCCGTTGCTCCTGGAGGTCAACTCATCGCCTGGTCTGGAAGGGATTGAAAACGCAACGGGTAAGGATATTGCCGGGATGATGATCGCTTCTATTGAGAAGAAGCTGGGGTGGAAGCGGGAGTTGGCAACGGCGATAGCTGAAGAGGTGTCGTAA
- a CDS encoding branched-chain amino acid ABC transporter permease has translation MKKIPKINGLVQKNRNLLRTFSVIPLAGWLLGALVAALLEYYFGDTISYQLYLPKIPVMFGTLVILKDPALIPSVLGYDLLIYILPILLVGRLTAPLTNWFAELLDRLPVWAATLLHLAAFYGILHLWAGINDYRVLVVKLTMIAIILTISLNIINGYQGEFSCSHPGFMALGAYASSTLTLWLFADDKLFGPALLNPALGPWLFPLILIAGGAAAALGSLIVAIPSFRTRGDYLAIISLAFMFIVKSAIENLEIIGGPRGMSSQPNYSSLPMVFVWTVLCIWIIHNFTTSIMGKALNAVRDNEAAADSMTVNTRKTKMTAFMFGAFWAGVAGGLFAHVLRYINPGTFGIQKLAEILAMVYFGGLNSIVGSIVGAVSINVLSEALRPLELFKWIIIPLILILIMIFRPHGLISFTELNVRKLMRPGGLSGKD, from the coding sequence ATGAAAAAAATTCCTAAAATAAACGGGCTAGTGCAAAAAAACCGCAACCTTCTCAGAACATTCTCTGTCATCCCTCTGGCTGGCTGGCTCCTCGGCGCGCTGGTGGCAGCCTTACTGGAATATTATTTTGGCGATACAATTTCTTACCAGCTCTATCTTCCCAAGATACCTGTCATGTTCGGCACCCTGGTTATATTAAAGGATCCCGCGCTGATCCCTTCAGTGCTGGGGTATGATCTACTCATTTATATTCTTCCCATCCTCTTGGTTGGCCGCCTGACAGCCCCTCTGACCAACTGGTTTGCAGAGCTGCTTGACCGGCTCCCTGTTTGGGCAGCCACCCTGCTTCATCTGGCCGCCTTTTACGGCATCCTCCACCTCTGGGCAGGTATTAATGATTACCGGGTGCTGGTGGTCAAGCTCACCATGATCGCTATCATCCTCACTATCAGCCTCAATATTATTAACGGCTATCAGGGCGAGTTTTCCTGTTCCCATCCCGGCTTCATGGCCCTGGGGGCCTATGCCTCCTCTACCCTGACCCTGTGGCTTTTTGCCGACGACAAGCTCTTTGGCCCTGCCCTGCTCAACCCGGCCCTTGGCCCTTGGCTTTTTCCCCTGATCCTTATTGCCGGAGGAGCAGCCGCTGCCCTGGGATCGCTGATTGTTGCTATCCCCTCGTTTCGCACCCGGGGCGATTACCTGGCCATTATCTCCCTGGCCTTCATGTTCATCGTCAAGAGTGCTATTGAGAACCTGGAGATCATTGGCGGCCCACGGGGTATGAGTAGCCAGCCAAACTATTCCTCCTTACCAATGGTTTTTGTTTGGACCGTCCTCTGTATCTGGATCATCCATAACTTCACCACCTCCATCATGGGCAAGGCCCTTAATGCGGTGCGCGATAACGAGGCTGCTGCCGACTCCATGACTGTTAATACCCGCAAGACCAAGATGACCGCCTTTATGTTTGGGGCCTTCTGGGCCGGGGTGGCAGGTGGCCTGTTTGCCCATGTGCTCCGCTACATCAATCCAGGCACCTTTGGTATCCAGAAGCTGGCAGAGATTCTGGCCATGGTCTATTTCGGTGGACTCAACTCCATTGTTGGTTCTATTGTCGGGGCTGTGAGCATCAACGTACTCAGTGAGGCCCTCCGTCCTCTGGAGCTCTTCAAGTGGATCATCATCCCCCTGATCCTCATCCTGATCATGATCTTTCGCCCCCATGGCCTGATCTCCTTCACAGAACTCAATGTTCGGAAGCTAATGCGGCCTGGAGGACTCTCTGGAAAAGACTGA